GGGGCGCTACACCACGAACGACACGACGAGTACCCCGGAGGACAACGCCAGCATGCCGAGACAGTTCAACCAGAAGGACGATCGCAGGAAGCGGGCGCGGACGTGCGCGGCGGCCGCGCAGCAGAAGTAGGCCACCACCCCCACGTTGGCGGCGAGCCCCACGCCCGGGAGCCACAGCCCCGCGAGCAGTCCCCCGGCGCCGAGCAGTTTGGCGACCAGCAGCACCCACCACCAACGCTCCGGGAACCCCACCCCGTCGAGGCAGGCGCGCACGAAAGCCGGCGGGCGCACACCCAGCAGGGCGTCGATCACCAGGACCCCGGCGAGCACGACACAGGGCCACCAGGGATCGGGCGTGAGTGTCATGGCGCTCCTGGGCGGGAGGGGCGGGCGCTGGTCCGCCGAGAGTACCGGCGGGGACCCCTCCGCGGGTAGACCCGTTAGGTGGGGACGCCCCCTGCCGCCGATCCACCC
Above is a window of Propioniciclava coleopterorum DNA encoding:
- a CDS encoding DoxX family protein — encoded protein: MTLTPDPWWPCVVLAGVLVIDALLGVRPPAFVRACLDGVGFPERWWWVLLVAKLLGAGGLLAGLWLPGVGLAANVGVVAYFCCAAAAHVRARFLRSSFWLNCLGMLALSSGVLVVSFVV